In one Mucilaginibacter ginsenosidivorax genomic region, the following are encoded:
- a CDS encoding TonB-dependent receptor — MNKHYALLSMMLLAGSTLFAQSNKKAKDTTAKRNDTTQIKKQELGEVVVSASRISENILRSPVSIEKITAADFRRSAAPSFFDALENVKGVQLITPSLGFRIINTRGFANTTNVRFTQLVDGVDNQAPHIGAPIGDAMGPSDLDIESVEIIPGTASALYGLNAINGLANFITKDPFTSQGISIQQKTGINHIGDSETSAKLFSETSFRLAKAISKKFAFKINGTYTTGYDWIADNRTDLNAAANAKLGIAGGPDNPGYDPVNGYGNESSDRKTVTLGDKQYSIARTGYAEKDVTSYNLHNVKVDVGLAYKINDNTRLTYTYRFADLDNIYQRANRFRLSGYVLQQHALELKNNIYQVRAYWTSENTGKSYNLRSAGENIDRNYKDDNTWYADFTKGFNTATSAGATVPQALQQARQLADAGRYQPGTAAFKATLDKLADINNWDVGAALRVKDDMWHAEGQVDISNAISSTFKKQTGLELMAGFDHRTYIIHPDGNYFINYVKGQEYSNLDYSKTGGFAQVAKSLFDNELKLSATLRADKNDYFSLKLNPRFTAVFSPIPEQNFRVSFQSGYRFPSIFEAFSNVNSGGVKRVGGLRVVSNGVFENSYVRTSIDAFQAAVKNDFNAGMSTSAAIEKEKGLLKKNTYTYLQPEHINSFEAGYKSLFFNGDLSVDADFYYNRYNNFIGQIELNVPGTTKPDSIPYYLNDKTKQARYRVWTNSQSVVYNIGGSLGLSYRLWQKYILTGNVSYAKLQRTANEDALEDGFNTPQWITNYSFGGNHVVGNFGFNATYKWQSGFYWQSFLVNGNVASYGTIDAQVNYDFVKTGLNVKVGASNLTNQYYYSFLGGPAIGGFYYTTLTLNIK; from the coding sequence ATGAATAAACACTACGCCTTACTATCAATGATGTTACTTGCAGGGAGTACACTATTTGCCCAAAGCAATAAAAAAGCAAAAGATACTACCGCCAAAAGAAATGATACCACGCAAATTAAAAAGCAGGAGCTTGGGGAAGTTGTGGTATCCGCATCGCGCATCAGCGAAAATATTTTACGGTCGCCGGTAAGTATCGAGAAAATAACCGCCGCCGATTTCAGACGATCTGCCGCACCATCGTTTTTTGACGCGCTGGAAAATGTGAAAGGCGTACAACTGATAACCCCCAGCCTGGGCTTCAGGATCATCAATACCCGCGGCTTTGCCAATACTACCAACGTTCGTTTTACCCAACTGGTTGATGGGGTTGATAACCAGGCACCCCACATTGGCGCCCCAATTGGCGACGCCATGGGGCCGAGCGACCTGGATATTGAAAGTGTGGAGATCATCCCCGGCACGGCATCGGCATTATATGGCTTGAATGCCATCAACGGGCTGGCCAATTTTATCACCAAAGATCCTTTCACCAGCCAGGGCATCAGTATTCAGCAAAAAACAGGTATCAACCATATTGGCGATTCGGAGACATCTGCAAAGCTGTTTTCTGAAACCAGTTTCAGGCTGGCCAAGGCTATCTCCAAAAAGTTCGCCTTTAAAATAAACGGAACTTATACTACGGGATATGATTGGATTGCCGATAACCGCACCGATTTAAATGCTGCTGCCAACGCAAAATTAGGTATTGCCGGCGGCCCCGACAACCCCGGTTACGACCCGGTGAATGGCTATGGTAACGAATCATCCGACAGGAAAACCGTAACGCTTGGCGATAAACAATATTCCATTGCCCGCACCGGCTACGCCGAAAAAGATGTAACCAGTTACAACCTGCACAACGTAAAGGTTGATGTTGGCCTGGCTTATAAAATTAATGATAATACCCGCTTAACTTACACCTACCGTTTTGCCGACCTGGATAATATTTACCAGCGTGCCAACCGTTTTAGACTTTCGGGTTATGTTTTGCAGCAACACGCGCTTGAGCTGAAGAATAACATTTACCAGGTACGGGCCTACTGGACCAGCGAAAATACCGGCAAATCATACAACCTGCGTTCGGCCGGCGAAAATATCGACCGTAATTATAAAGATGATAATACCTGGTATGCCGATTTTACCAAAGGTTTTAATACCGCCACGTCCGCAGGTGCTACCGTGCCACAGGCTTTGCAACAGGCACGTCAGCTGGCCGACGCCGGCCGCTACCAGCCCGGAACTGCGGCATTTAAAGCTACGCTTGATAAACTGGCCGATATCAATAACTGGGATGTTGGCGCCGCATTGCGGGTTAAGGATGATATGTGGCATGCCGAAGGGCAGGTGGATATCTCAAACGCCATTTCATCAACGTTTAAAAAACAAACAGGTCTTGAACTGATGGCAGGTTTTGATCATCGCACCTACATCATCCACCCGGATGGTAACTATTTTATTAATTATGTAAAGGGCCAGGAATACAGCAATCTTGATTACAGCAAGACCGGCGGCTTCGCCCAGGTAGCCAAATCACTTTTTGATAATGAGTTAAAGCTGTCGGCTACCCTGCGCGCTGATAAAAACGACTACTTTAGCCTGAAACTGAACCCTCGTTTCACTGCTGTGTTTTCGCCTATACCAGAGCAAAATTTCCGGGTGTCGTTCCAGAGTGGTTATCGTTTCCCAAGTATTTTTGAGGCTTTTAGTAATGTAAACAGCGGTGGTGTAAAAAGGGTTGGTGGTTTAAGGGTGGTATCAAACGGGGTGTTTGAAAATTCCTATGTGCGTACGTCGATAGATGCTTTCCAGGCAGCAGTTAAAAATGATTTTAACGCGGGCATGTCAACCAGCGCGGCTATCGAAAAAGAAAAAGGTCTGCTTAAAAAGAATACCTATACCTACCTGCAGCCCGAGCACATCAACTCGTTTGAGGCAGGCTATAAGTCGTTGTTTTTTAATGGCGACCTGAGTGTGGATGCCGATTTTTACTACAACCGTTACAATAATTTTATAGGGCAGATTGAACTGAACGTACCCGGAACCACCAAGCCCGATTCAATCCCTTACTACCTGAACGACAAAACCAAACAAGCCCGTTACCGGGTATGGACAAACTCGCAAAGTGTGGTTTACAATATTGGCGGCAGCCTGGGTTTATCCTATCGCCTATGGCAAAAATATATTTTGACCGGAAATGTATCGTACGCCAAACTACAGCGCACCGCCAACGAGGATGCCCTGGAAGATGGTTTTAATACCCCGCAATGGATCACTAATTACTCTTTTGGCGGTAATCATGTTGTTGGCAATTTTGGCTTTAATGCCACCTATAAATGGCAAAGCGGTTTTTACTGGCAATCGTTTTTGGTTAATGGCAATGTAGCATCATACGGTACTATTGATGCCCAGGTCAATTACGATTTTGTAAAAACCGGCCTTAATGTAAAAGTTGGGGCCAGTAACCTTACCAATCAATATTACTATTCGTTTTTAGGCGGCCCGGCTATTGGCGGCT
- a CDS encoding aldehyde dehydrogenase (NADP(+)) has product MANNFKEASVDEITQVMQQAQTAFEAYQQTSIEQKSVFLEAIAAEIEALGDGLLQKASEETNLPIPRLTGERARTTGQLRMFATMLREGSWVEASIDTANPDRAPLPKPDVRKMLTPLGPVVVFGASNFPFAYSTAGGDTASALAAGCPVVVKAHPAHAETSEMVYSAIKKAIVSSNMPGHIFQHVHGTSFESGKALVQADETAAVGFTGSTVGGLALLQYSSQRKKPIPVFSEMGSINPVVFLPDTLNKNAADLAAQYAGSITLGMGQFCTNPGLMLAIEGDGLYSFLDSLGKGIEAIKPAKMLHAGIHTAYQKKSHEALAQDGVKVIQKSAVEAQDIEALPTVALVSGKTFLANPLLHEEVFGPYSLMVNCKDEQELLKVLKSVSGQLTTTVMGTDEDFAAHKALLQLLPSIAGRVLFNGVPTGVEVCHSMVHGGPFPATTDSRFTAVGTNAVKRWVRPVCYQNCPDGLLPLALQNANPLGIWRLVDNEWKK; this is encoded by the coding sequence ATGGCAAATAATTTTAAAGAAGCAAGCGTTGACGAAATAACCCAGGTAATGCAACAAGCGCAAACAGCATTTGAAGCTTACCAGCAAACCAGCATCGAGCAAAAAAGCGTCTTTTTAGAGGCTATCGCTGCCGAAATTGAAGCTTTAGGCGATGGCTTGCTGCAAAAAGCATCCGAAGAAACCAACCTGCCTATTCCCCGTTTAACCGGCGAGCGCGCCCGCACCACAGGCCAGCTGCGCATGTTTGCCACCATGCTGCGCGAAGGCAGCTGGGTTGAAGCCAGTATTGATACTGCTAATCCCGACAGGGCGCCGTTGCCTAAACCCGATGTTCGTAAAATGCTTACCCCTTTGGGGCCGGTAGTTGTTTTTGGGGCAAGTAACTTTCCGTTCGCTTACTCAACCGCAGGCGGCGATACCGCCAGCGCTTTGGCCGCAGGTTGCCCCGTAGTAGTAAAAGCACACCCGGCCCATGCCGAAACTTCTGAGATGGTGTACAGCGCTATCAAAAAAGCCATTGTAAGCAGCAACATGCCCGGGCATATTTTTCAGCATGTACACGGCACCTCGTTTGAAAGTGGCAAAGCTTTGGTGCAGGCCGATGAAACAGCGGCAGTTGGCTTTACCGGATCAACTGTTGGCGGTTTGGCATTGCTGCAATACTCATCGCAACGCAAAAAGCCTATCCCGGTGTTTTCGGAGATGGGTAGCATAAACCCGGTTGTATTTTTGCCAGATACCCTCAACAAAAACGCTGCCGACCTGGCCGCACAATATGCCGGTTCCATAACTTTGGGCATGGGCCAGTTTTGTACCAACCCGGGCCTGATGCTGGCCATTGAAGGCGACGGACTTTACAGTTTCCTGGACAGCCTTGGCAAAGGCATTGAAGCCATAAAGCCCGCCAAAATGCTACATGCGGGTATCCACACGGCTTACCAAAAAAAGAGCCACGAAGCGTTAGCGCAGGATGGTGTTAAGGTGATCCAAAAATCGGCTGTAGAGGCACAGGATATCGAGGCTTTACCAACTGTTGCCCTGGTAAGCGGCAAAACATTTTTAGCCAACCCATTACTGCACGAAGAGGTTTTTGGGCCATATTCACTGATGGTAAACTGTAAAGACGAGCAGGAACTGCTTAAAGTATTAAAATCGGTATCGGGCCAGTTAACCACCACGGTAATGGGTACCGACGAGGATTTTGCAGCGCATAAAGCCTTATTACAATTACTGCCGTCAATTGCCGGCCGCGTATTGTTTAACGGCGTACCAACCGGGGTTGAAGTTTGCCATAGCATGGTTCATGGCGGCCCTTTCCCGGCCACTACCGATAGCCGCTTTACAGCAGTAGGCACCAACGCCGTAAAACGCTGGGTGCGCCCGGTATGCTACCAAAACTGCCCCGACGGCTTATTGCCTTTGGCACTGCAAAACGCCAATCCTTTGGGAATTTGGAGGCTGGTAGATAATGAGTGGAAGAAATAG
- a CDS encoding DUF3108 domain-containing protein, with amino-acid sequence MKTEHIIEKIIAITLTLLLLAAHCPRAMAQTDTIRLKDKRLILANLKPGLRQYLVYFQNPKDDRRLRMSVWLRDVETGNRNGEEIISVTQHWYAADSASYRSTFSANRASDFTPVYHSETIGTKTKAFNWAAAQITGADTVKNNLAKDFLLNVKEPYFNWNLDIETFEMLPLAAGKTFAINFYDAVSNTPEYAVYKVTGSEELATLDNEKVDCWKLLTEADYKGQHYTQTFWISKNSHEFLREEDFFSGGYRYKIKLPGAAPDVVKRFGK; translated from the coding sequence ATGAAAACCGAACATATAATTGAAAAAATAATAGCCATTACGCTTACTTTACTATTACTGGCCGCGCATTGCCCCAGGGCAATGGCCCAAACAGATACTATTCGCTTAAAAGATAAACGCCTCATTTTAGCCAACCTTAAACCCGGACTGCGACAATACCTGGTGTATTTTCAAAACCCGAAAGATGATAGGCGTTTGCGCATGTCTGTCTGGCTGCGCGATGTAGAAACCGGTAATCGTAACGGCGAGGAGATTATTTCCGTAACCCAGCATTGGTATGCAGCCGACAGCGCATCGTACCGGTCGACATTCTCGGCAAACAGGGCATCAGATTTTACGCCGGTTTATCATTCGGAAACTATAGGCACAAAAACCAAAGCTTTTAATTGGGCCGCTGCCCAAATTACCGGTGCCGATACCGTGAAAAATAACCTGGCGAAGGATTTTTTGTTAAATGTTAAAGAGCCTTATTTTAACTGGAACCTGGATATAGAAACTTTTGAAATGTTGCCCCTTGCAGCCGGCAAAACATTTGCCATCAATTTTTACGATGCAGTGAGCAACACCCCCGAATACGCGGTTTACAAAGTAACCGGCAGCGAAGAGCTGGCCACATTGGACAATGAAAAAGTTGACTGCTGGAAGCTGCTTACCGAAGCCGATTATAAGGGGCAGCACTATACCCAAACTTTTTGGATAAGCAAAAACAGCCATGAGTTTTTGCGGGAAGAAGATTTTTTTAGCGGAGGCTATCGCTATAAAATTAAACTGCCAGGTGCTGCGCCTGATGTGGTAAAACGGTTTGGGAAGTAA
- the recF gene encoding DNA replication/repair protein RecF (All proteins in this family for which functions are known are DNA-binding proteins that assist the filamentation of RecA onto DNA for the initiation of recombination or recombinational repair.) → MYLQQLSVINFKNYEEAELVFSKGVNAFTGNNGAGKTNLLDAIHYLSLCKSYFNPIDSQQIKQGTDFFIITGVFNKNQQTEAVACSVKRNQKKQFKRNKKDYQRLADHIGLLPLVMISPYDTSIITEGSEERRKFIDNVISQTDNHYLDELITYNKVLANRNALLKLIADTGRYDPSLLEVMDEQLVQSGNRIFERRKAFMEGFTEIFNKHYSFLSDDAELVELAYESQLLQDDFAGLLKKTVERDRALERTTAGIHKDDLQFGIHGMAMKKFGSQGQQKSFLIALKLAQYTFLYQQKGFKPLLLLDDIFDKLDDERVTKLMKMVSNNDFGQVFITDTSIKRVSEIFDKIAVEVKLFNVSKGAIDA, encoded by the coding sequence ATGTATCTGCAGCAGCTATCAGTTATCAATTTTAAAAATTACGAGGAGGCCGAACTTGTTTTCAGCAAGGGTGTTAATGCCTTTACGGGTAACAACGGTGCGGGCAAAACCAATTTGCTTGATGCTATACATTACCTGTCGCTTTGTAAAAGTTACTTTAACCCTATAGATAGTCAGCAGATAAAACAAGGCACCGATTTTTTTATTATAACCGGTGTTTTTAACAAAAACCAGCAAACCGAAGCCGTGGCCTGCTCGGTAAAACGGAACCAAAAAAAGCAGTTTAAGCGTAATAAAAAAGATTACCAGCGCCTGGCCGACCATATTGGCCTGCTGCCATTGGTCATGATATCGCCGTACGATACCAGTATTATAACCGAAGGAAGCGAGGAGCGCCGCAAGTTTATTGATAATGTAATATCGCAAACAGATAACCATTACCTTGATGAGCTGATAACCTACAACAAGGTACTGGCCAACCGTAACGCCCTGCTGAAGCTGATAGCTGATACCGGCCGGTACGACCCAAGCCTGCTGGAGGTAATGGATGAGCAGCTGGTACAGTCGGGCAACCGCATATTTGAACGCCGCAAGGCCTTTATGGAAGGCTTTACCGAAATTTTTAATAAACACTACAGCTTTTTAAGCGACGATGCCGAACTGGTTGAATTGGCTTATGAGTCGCAGTTATTGCAGGACGATTTTGCCGGCTTGCTGAAAAAAACGGTGGAGCGCGACAGGGCTCTTGAACGTACTACTGCCGGTATCCACAAAGACGACCTTCAATTTGGTATCCACGGCATGGCCATGAAAAAATTCGGATCTCAGGGCCAGCAAAAATCTTTTTTGATAGCACTTAAACTGGCACAGTATACTTTTTTATACCAGCAGAAGGGATTTAAGCCCCTGCTACTACTGGATGATATTTTTGACAAGCTGGATGACGAACGTGTTACCAAACTAATGAAGATGGTGAGCAACAATGATTTTGGACAGGTATTTATTACCGACACCAGCATAAAGCGGGTAAGTGAAATATTTGATAAAATTGCTGTGGAGGTTAAATTATTTAATGTGAGCAAAGGAGCTATCGATGCGTAA
- a CDS encoding winged helix-turn-helix domain-containing protein: MSVELNLNGRIWFETPDGKLLGHGRVELLERIQQSGSLRQAALQMKMSYRQAWDIINYMNEHFGTPVVISQRGGKGGGSAQLTEKGFKAIEQYKLFQAKFREFLKDNSPLIEV, from the coding sequence ATGAGTGTGGAATTGAACTTAAACGGGCGAATCTGGTTTGAAACTCCGGATGGAAAGCTGCTTGGCCATGGCCGGGTTGAGTTACTGGAACGCATCCAGCAGTCAGGTTCTTTACGGCAGGCGGCTTTACAAATGAAAATGTCGTACAGGCAGGCATGGGATATTATTAATTACATGAACGAGCATTTTGGCACGCCGGTTGTCATTTCGCAACGGGGCGGTAAGGGCGGCGGCAGTGCGCAACTTACCGAAAAAGGGTTTAAAGCTATTGAGCAGTACAAACTTTTCCAGGCTAAGTTCAGGGAGTTTTTGAAGGATAATAGTCCGCTTATAGAAGTATAA
- a CDS encoding SMI1/KNR4 family protein, with protein MLLFNSITDVINYLKTNLDDTDITLNKGASKNQIEAVENAYNIKLPDDIRQFYEFADGFISEEDQFRIIDLNEIITDRRDGNELHFAEYLTYCDMWGLKVEPDDHNRYSITYPYKGDIILTNSFTEFLRRFLTGGVFETGGLYDWRDKIIKLQN; from the coding sequence ATGCTTCTTTTCAACTCTATCACCGATGTTATCAATTATCTGAAAACCAATTTAGATGATACCGATATAACCCTCAATAAGGGAGCAAGCAAAAATCAGATAGAAGCTGTAGAAAATGCCTACAACATAAAATTACCGGACGACATCCGGCAGTTTTATGAATTCGCAGACGGTTTTATATCTGAGGAGGATCAATTTAGAATAATTGATCTGAATGAAATTATAACCGACCGGCGCGATGGAAACGAATTGCATTTTGCCGAATACCTTACCTATTGCGATATGTGGGGACTGAAGGTTGAGCCAGATGATCATAATCGCTATTCAATTACATACCCTTATAAAGGCGATATAATTTTAACCAATTCTTTTACCGAATTTTTGAGGCGTTTTCTTACCGGTGGCGTATTTGAAACAGGGGGATTGTATGATTGGCGAGACAAAATCATTAAACTCCAAAATTGA